The sequence TCTTCGGTGCGGTCACCCGCAACCTGCTCGCCGCCGAGGCGACGGCGGGCGTGGGACACCACGTCGCACTCTCGATCGTGGGCACCGATCGTGCGCCCGAGGGCTACTACGCGGGCAAGCAGCTGCAGGAGCAGCTCGTCGGAGCGGGTGCGGTGCCGTGGACGCTGCTCCGCGCGACGCAGTTCTTCGAGTTCGCCCCGCAGATCCTCGGCCAGACGACGTTCGGGCCGCTCGCGCTCGTGCCCAAGATGCGCTCGCAGCCGGTTGCGGCCCGCGAGGTCGCGGTGCGGCTGGTCGAGCTCGCGACGGGGGCACCGGCCGGACGTGTGCGCGACCTGGCGGGTCCGCGCGAGGAGCGCATGGCCGACCTCGCACGCCGCTGGCTCAGGGCGAACGGGCGGAAGACGCGCGTGCTCGAGTTCCCGCTGCCAGGGGCGTTCGGGCGCGCGATGCGAGCGGGGATCCTGCTGCCTGCGCCCGGGAGCGCCGATCTCGGCACGCAGTCGTTCGACGAGTGGCTCGCAGCGGAGGTCACGCCGCAGACGTAGCCTGCGCACCTTCGGACGCCGCAGACGTAACCTGCGCACCGGTGGGCGTCCGCGCGCCGAACGCCGCCGCGAGCACCTGCCGTCGCAGCTCGTTCGCCCGCTCGGCGAACCCGCGCTGCCGCCTGACGTACTCGGCCTTGCCGTCGGCGGTCTCGATGCGCACCGGCTCGCCGCCCCACGGCTCCATGTCGTAGGGCGAGGCCTGCATGTCGAGGTACCGGATGTCGCGCGCGAGCTCGAACGCGTCGAGCAGGAGCTCGCCGGGCACGAGCGGGCCGAGCTTCACCGCCCATTTGTAGACGTCCATGTTCGCGTGCAGGCAGCCGGGTTGCTCGAGCTCGGGCTGTGACTCGCGCGTGGGCGCGAAGCGGTTGCGGGGTGTCGCCTCGGGCGTGAAGAACCGGAACGCGTCGATGTGAGTGCAGCGGAGGTCGTGCGCGTCGACGACCTCGTCGGTCGCGCCCTGGCCGAGCCGCAGCGGCACGGGGTGCCGGTGCGCACGCTGCCGGTACACCATCGCCCACTCGTGCAGTCCGAAGCATCCGAACGATCCGGGCCGCGACACCGTGGACCGCAGGATGCGCTCGACCGCCGTGAGCAGCGGCGCCTTCTCGCGCCGCATCGCGGCCGCGTCGACGGTGAGCGAGCCGGCGGTCGCCCCGGGCGCGTACCAGCGCCAGCCGGCGCGGGGTTCGGTGCCGCCTGGTCCGCCCGTGGCATCCGCCAGCTCGACGCCCGTGCCCGGGTGCCAGCGACGCAGCAGGCTCGGTGAGTACGCGTAGTAGGTGAACAGGAAGTCCTCGATCGGATGCGTCTCGCGGCGCGCGGTGCGCGCGCGATGCCCGGCGGTGAGCGCGTCGGCGCGTGCCGCGTGCGCACGTTCGCGTTCGCGCCATTCGGCGGCGGGCAGGATCGTCACGCGCTCGATCGTAGGCGACGTTCTGATGGCGCGCGCATGGATGGCGCTCAGGAGGCGCCGAGCATCATCCACCGCTCAGGGGCGTCGATGGCCGCGAACCCGAACCGCTCGTAGAGTCCATGCGCGTCGCCCGTCGCGAGCACGATGCGACCCACGCCGAGCGCCCGGATCTCGGTCACCACGTGCCCGACCAGCGCGACGCCCACGCCCTCGCCGCGCACCGACCGGTCGACGTACACGTCGCACAGCCACGCGAACGTGACGCCGTCGGTCACGACGCGCGCGTAGGCGACCTGGTCACCGGATGCCTCGTCGTACGCGCCGTAGTTCCGCGAGCCGTCGATCGCCGCGTCCTGGACCTCGCGGGGCCGGCCGATCGCCCAGTACGCGTCGGTGCTCAGCCAGCGGTGGACGCGTTCGCGATCCAGGTCGGCGGGGTCGGATGAGATGCGGAAGGCGAGGACCATGCGACTATCCTGCCAATCCGTGCGGGGTGTGGGCGCCGGGTCAGGCGGCCGGGTTGGTGGCCTGCCCGTCGAGCCAGAGCCGGTCGGACGCGTCGCTGTGGGTGCCGCCGGTGCCGACGTGCTTCGCCGAGATCCGGTCACCCTTGGTGATGACGTGGACCAGCGCCATCGCATGGCCGTGGCCGAGACCGTAGTCCTCCTTGAGCCAGGCGACGATCGGCGTGGCCTTGGTCGACGAATCGAATCCGCGCTCGCGAGCGAGCTCGATGAACTGGCGCGGGGTGAGGCCGGTCTTGGTCTCGATGTTGTCGAGGTAGGACTGGAAGGACATGACTGCGTGCTCCTGTCGGGGTCTGGGTCGGGGTCGGTGGGTGTCGTGGCTCAGAGCTCGTCGGCGAACTCTTGGATGATCATGTCGGATGCGTGGATGCACAGGATGCGAAGTCGCTGCGTGCCGCCGGCCGTGAAGGCGTGCCAGACGCCTGCGCCGACGGTCGCGGTGTCGCCGGCGACGGCCGTGACCTGCTCATCGCCGATCGTGATGACGGCTTCGCCGTCGAGCACGACCCAGGTCTCGGCGTACGGGTGCCGGTGCAGATCGGGCCCGTCGTCCGGTGCTGCGTCGACGTAGAAGTAGGAGATGCCGGCGCCGTGCTCACGGCCGACGAAGCGGCGGCTGCGGCCGGTTCCGATGCGGATGGATTCCGGCGAGACGATCGCGGTGGTGGCGCTGGTGGTGGTGGCGCTGGAGGTGGCGGTGGACATGCGTTCAGCCTCGGCCACGAGGCATCCGCTCGATAGCATTTCGATGTGGATCGAAACGTCGTCGACTTCCGGCTGGCGCCGGACGACATCTCGGCGATTCGATTCGGCGTCTCGCCGGGCCATGAGCTGTGCCATGCGGTGCGCGTGGTGCTGCGTCCGCCGGAGCATCCGTTGCAGTGGGGCTGGCTGCGTGCGGTACGCGACCGCGTGCCGCGTGACTCGTTCGACCTGCTCGCGCTCGTGATCGGGGCTGAGGGCTACTTCCCGGACTTCTTCACGACCACGCCGACCTGGGACGTGACGCCCGACGATGAGGCCGAGCGGCTGCGCCGCGTGCCACCCGAGCTCATGCGGGCGGACCTCGGCAAGATGATCGATCGCTCGACCGGCGCTCGCCGGGCCGCGATCGTGCGCATGCGCGAGCAGCCAGAGCTGACGCGCGAGCTCATCGCCGACGCCTGGCTCGAGGTGTGGGCGGCGCTGCTCGCGCCGGTCTGGGAGCAGCTGGAACGGATCCTCCGCGCCGACATCGCGGTGCGTTCACGACGGATCGCCGCGCACGGCGTCGCGCAGATGGTGGGCGCGCTGAACCAGGCGGTCGAGTGGCACGGCGACGCGGTGCGGGTCGCGATGCGCACGCACCGGGAGGTGCTCGACTGCCGGGGGAGCGGGCTCGTCCTCGTACCGTCGGTCATGGCCGCTCGCTGCGCGGTGCTGACCGAGCCGCCCGCGCAGCCCACGCTGTTCTACCCCGCCCAAGGCGTGACGGAGACGTGGGCACGCGACTCGGCCGAGGCGGCGCGCGCACTCGCCGCGCTGGTCGGTCCGGCACGGGCCGCGATCCTGCTCGCGGGGCACGAGCCACGCACGACCTCGGAGGTCGCGGCCGACGGCGGCCTCGCGGTGTCGACCGCATCGCACCACCTCACCGTGCTGCGCAACGCCGGGCTGATGCAGAGCACGCGAGACGGGGCCCGCGTGCGGCACGTGCGCACGCCGCTCGGCGAGGCGATGGTGGGCGGCGGGGTGTAGGCGGCGGGGTGTAGGCGGTGGGGTGTAGCTGTAGTGCACAGGGGGAGTGACGGAACGCATGGCGATCGGCGGTCAGAATGGGGGCGGCTCGTGCTCTGACGCTGATGCCGGTGGGGGCGGCGCGGTGCGGATGCCCTCGGGAAGGGTGCGGTACCGCGCACCGGTCAGGGAGGTCCACTCGAGCACGCCGTGCTCGAGGTGCCGAACCGACCAGGCGGTGTCGTGTTTCAGGTGGTGATGGGCCGCACAGAGGTGCGCGAGGTTGTCGTGCGCTGTGCGCCCCTGCTGGCCGGCCCAGTCCTCGGAGTGGTCGAGGTCGCAGCCGATCGCGGGGCGGCCGCACCCCGGGAACCGGCACGTCTGGTCGCGGACCTGGAGCCATTTCCGGAGATCGGCGGGGACGCGGTAGCTGGTGCGGTCTACGTCGAGCACTGCGGATGTGACGGGGTGGGTCAGCAAGCGAGTGAATGATGGGGCCTGGCTCGCGAGCTTCCGAGATGTGTCGGCGTCGATGGGACCGTACCCGTCGAGTGTGCCGGGGTCGTCGGTGCGGCCGATGAGCGTCATCACGGGTACCGTCACGTGCACCGTCGGCCGGATGCCCGTCAGCACTTCGCGAGCGCGCGAGTAGTTGGCTGGGGTGGTGCCGGGTTGTGCGGTGCCGGGTTGTGCGGTGCCGGCTGGCGCAGCGTTGGGTGGCGCAGCGTTGCGTGGCGCAGCGTTGGGTGGCGCGGAGGTGGGTATCGGGTCGTCGGGGTGCGCGGGGTCGGGGTGCGCGGGTTGAGGGAGCGCAGGGTCGGGCGGAAGCCCGTACAACAGGAGATCGCGCGCGAGGTCGGCTCGGAGCTGGTCGAGCCCTCTTTCGGACCCGGGGTCGCGCGGCGACCGATCGGCGCGGTCATGCAGGTGGTCGGAACGGCGCCGCCGGTCGGGAGCAGGCCGCCGGTCGGAATCGGGCCGGCCGTTGGGACCGGTTCGTTGGTCGGAATCGGGCAGGCGGTTGGCGGCCTGACACAGTCGATTCTTGATCAGCAGCGCATCGGCCGCCGGCAGCAAGAGGTGCAACCACGCCATGCCATCCCGTGCAGGGTGTACCTCGACCCGGCGCTCGGCGCGTGCCTTCGCGTGCCTCGCGGCGATCGAGTCGGCCTGCACACGTTCGACGAGCTGCCGAGTGGCCCGCCGCAGTTGGGCCGGGTTCACGGTACGCGCGAGTTCTGCGAGCTGCCCATCGAGTGCCGCGACGAGCTCGGGTTGGCCGGTGAGCGGCTCGATCGCGTCGATGGCCGCTTTCGCCTGCTCGTAGTCCACGTCGCCGCGGCGCATTGCGTCGAGGACAGCCGGCAACTGCCGGCAGAGCACCGCGGCATCCGACGCGAGGCGATCGACCCGTCGCTCGGTCATCTTCAACGCGACGGCGAGCTCGGCGATCGCCGCTCGTCGCGCGAGGTCCCGCGCCGGCGCGCCGTCGAATCGGGCGGACACGAAGGACTCCGTGTGCGCGGCGGCAAACTCGAGTACCCGGAACACATGGGACAGCCGCTGCGCGTCGTGCCTCGCGGCCGTGCGTCGCTGGGCGACCGCCGCCTCGACCAGCAGAGCCAATCCATCATGCGGGGCCGGCGACACCGTCGGGCGCCCGTCGTCGGCGCCAGAGGCGGGTGCGGCTGACGGCGGAGGTTCGGACATACGAAGAGCATAGCAATATGCTCGAACACATGTTCGAACTCGGCCAACCTGTGGAGAACTGCTGACGCGTCTTCGCGGTATCTCGCCCCTCAGGCAAGGCACCAGTCCGGTCACGCCGCAGCGCCGATCTCCGTCGAGCGCCGGATGTGCGAGGTGTCCCGACCGCTGGGCTCCAGCGGTCAGTGATACCGGCCGCTGTACGCGTTGATCGCGGGCTGCCCGCCGAGGTGGGCGTAGAGCACGTTCGAGTCCTTCCCGATCTCGCCGCTCGACACGAGATCGATGAGTCCCGCCATCGACTTGCCCTCGTACACCGGGTCGAGGATCACGCCCTCGAGACGCCCGGTCAGGCGCATCGCCTCGTCCGTCGACTCCACCGGGATGCCGTACTCGTCGCCGGCCCAGCCCTCGAGCACCGTCACCTCGTCGTCGCGGAGGGAGCGCCCGACGCCGATCAGCTCGGCCGTGTTGCGCGCGATGCGCCCGACCTGCTCGCGGGTCTCGTCGAGCTTGGCGGACGCGTCGATGCCGATCACGCGACGCGGGCGTCCGCCGAAGTTCGCCTCCAGGTCGGCGAACCCGGCGATCATGCCGCCGAGCGTCGAGCCGGTGACGGCGCACACCACGATCGTGTCGAAGAACACGCCGAGCTCGCGCTCCTGCGCGGCGACCTCGTGCGCCCAGTTCGCGAAGCCGAGCCCGCCGAGCCGGTGATCCGAGGCGCCCGCCGGGATCGCGTACGGCGTGCCGCCGGCCGCCTCGACGTCGGTGATCGCCTGCCGCCACGATTCCTTGAACCCGATGCCGAACCCGGCGGGCGAGAGGCGCACGTCGGCACCCATGAGCCGTGACAGCAGGATGTTGCCGACCCGGTCGTTGACCGCGTCGGGCCAGTT is a genomic window of Agromyces protaetiae containing:
- a CDS encoding SDR family oxidoreductase, whose protein sequence is MKIAVAGGTGAVGRQVVARVEELGHESAVLTRSSGVDLVAGTGIAGALAGVDVVIDVASVQTQSAEKSREFFGAVTRNLLAAEATAGVGHHVALSIVGTDRAPEGYYAGKQLQEQLVGAGAVPWTLLRATQFFEFAPQILGQTTFGPLALVPKMRSQPVAAREVAVRLVELATGAPAGRVRDLAGPREERMADLARRWLRANGRKTRVLEFPLPGAFGRAMRAGILLPAPGSADLGTQSFDEWLAAEVTPQT
- a CDS encoding 3-methyladenine DNA glycosylase gives rise to the protein MERVTILPAAEWRERERAHAARADALTAGHRARTARRETHPIEDFLFTYYAYSPSLLRRWHPGTGVELADATGGPGGTEPRAGWRWYAPGATAGSLTVDAAAMRREKAPLLTAVERILRSTVSRPGSFGCFGLHEWAMVYRQRAHRHPVPLRLGQGATDEVVDAHDLRCTHIDAFRFFTPEATPRNRFAPTRESQPELEQPGCLHANMDVYKWAVKLGPLVPGELLLDAFELARDIRYLDMQASPYDMEPWGGEPVRIETADGKAEYVRRQRGFAERANELRRQVLAAAFGARTPTGAQVTSAASEGAQATSAA
- a CDS encoding GNAT family N-acetyltransferase — protein: MVLAFRISSDPADLDRERVHRWLSTDAYWAIGRPREVQDAAIDGSRNYGAYDEASGDQVAYARVVTDGVTFAWLCDVYVDRSVRGEGVGVALVGHVVTEIRALGVGRIVLATGDAHGLYERFGFAAIDAPERWMMLGAS
- a CDS encoding DUF4287 domain-containing protein; translation: MSFQSYLDNIETKTGLTPRQFIELARERGFDSSTKATPIVAWLKEDYGLGHGHAMALVHVITKGDRISAKHVGTGGTHSDASDRLWLDGQATNPAA
- a CDS encoding cupin domain-containing protein — protein: MSTATSSATTTSATTAIVSPESIRIGTGRSRRFVGREHGAGISYFYVDAAPDDGPDLHRHPYAETWVVLDGEAVITIGDEQVTAVAGDTATVGAGVWHAFTAGGTQRLRILCIHASDMIIQEFADEL
- a CDS encoding ArsR/SmtB family transcription factor encodes the protein MDRNVVDFRLAPDDISAIRFGVSPGHELCHAVRVVLRPPEHPLQWGWLRAVRDRVPRDSFDLLALVIGAEGYFPDFFTTTPTWDVTPDDEAERLRRVPPELMRADLGKMIDRSTGARRAAIVRMREQPELTRELIADAWLEVWAALLAPVWEQLERILRADIAVRSRRIAAHGVAQMVGALNQAVEWHGDAVRVAMRTHREVLDCRGSGLVLVPSVMAARCAVLTEPPAQPTLFYPAQGVTETWARDSAEAARALAALVGPARAAILLAGHEPRTTSEVAADGGLAVSTASHHLTVLRNAGLMQSTRDGARVRHVRTPLGEAMVGGGV
- a CDS encoding HNH endonuclease signature motif containing protein, with amino-acid sequence MSEPPPSAAPASGADDGRPTVSPAPHDGLALLVEAAVAQRRTAARHDAQRLSHVFRVLEFAAAHTESFVSARFDGAPARDLARRAAIAELAVALKMTERRVDRLASDAAVLCRQLPAVLDAMRRGDVDYEQAKAAIDAIEPLTGQPELVAALDGQLAELARTVNPAQLRRATRQLVERVQADSIAARHAKARAERRVEVHPARDGMAWLHLLLPAADALLIKNRLCQAANRLPDSDQRTGPNGRPDSDRRPAPDRRRRSDHLHDRADRSPRDPGSERGLDQLRADLARDLLLYGLPPDPALPQPAHPDPAHPDDPIPTSAPPNAAPRNAAPPNAAPAGTAQPGTAQPGTTPANYSRAREVLTGIRPTVHVTVPVMTLIGRTDDPGTLDGYGPIDADTSRKLASQAPSFTRLLTHPVTSAVLDVDRTSYRVPADLRKWLQVRDQTCRFPGCGRPAIGCDLDHSEDWAGQQGRTAHDNLAHLCAAHHHLKHDTAWSVRHLEHGVLEWTSLTGARYRTLPEGIRTAPPPPASASEHEPPPF
- a CDS encoding 1-aminocyclopropane-1-carboxylate deaminase yields the protein MPISDFPRHPLTFGPSPVHPVDRLSAHLGGARIWMKREDVASGLAYGGNKVRKLEYLVPDALAQGADTLVSIGGVQSNHTRQVAAVAAHLGMKAVLVQEHWVNWPDAVNDRVGNILLSRLMGADVRLSPAGFGIGFKESWRQAITDVEAAGGTPYAIPAGASDHRLGGLGFANWAHEVAAQERELGVFFDTIVVCAVTGSTLGGMIAGFADLEANFGGRPRRVIGIDASAKLDETREQVGRIARNTAELIGVGRSLRDDEVTVLEGWAGDEYGIPVESTDEAMRLTGRLEGVILDPVYEGKSMAGLIDLVSSGEIGKDSNVLYAHLGGQPAINAYSGRYH